The proteins below come from a single Candidatus Methylacidiphilales bacterium genomic window:
- the hisA gene encoding 1-(5-phosphoribosyl)-5-[(5-phosphoribosylamino)methylideneamino]imidazole-4-carboxamide isomerase — MILFPAIDLLGGRVVRLQQGKRDRCTVYNQDPTDQALRWKKAGANWLHIVDLDGAFTGQLCNLQHVQAIVTTTGLSVQLGGGIRCMEALDQVFETGVKRAILGTRATESLDFVQSAIKRHGAEKIVVGIDARDGYVAIQGWTQMSRWDAIEFAKTLAQIGVQTIIYTDISTDGMFTGPNLSALKKLIDQTPLQIIASGGIASIEDLKRLQGLQALYGAIIGKALYEHKINLSEALALIASPASLDDQN; from the coding sequence ATGATTCTTTTCCCAGCTATAGATCTTCTCGGAGGTCGAGTCGTGCGGCTACAGCAAGGGAAACGCGACCGATGCACCGTTTATAACCAAGACCCTACCGATCAAGCGCTACGGTGGAAAAAAGCAGGAGCAAATTGGCTCCATATCGTCGACCTCGATGGTGCATTTACTGGTCAACTCTGCAATCTCCAGCACGTCCAAGCCATTGTCACCACCACAGGACTATCGGTGCAGCTCGGCGGAGGAATCAGATGCATGGAAGCTCTGGATCAAGTATTTGAAACTGGTGTTAAGCGCGCGATTCTTGGCACACGAGCAACAGAATCGTTGGACTTCGTTCAATCAGCAATCAAACGACACGGAGCTGAAAAAATCGTTGTCGGCATAGACGCTCGAGATGGATATGTCGCAATACAAGGATGGACCCAGATGAGCCGTTGGGATGCTATTGAATTCGCAAAAACACTAGCCCAAATTGGAGTTCAGACAATTATCTACACAGACATTTCAACAGATGGAATGTTCACAGGCCCCAACCTTTCAGCACTTAAAAAGTTAATAGATCAGACTCCACTCCAAATTATCGCCTCAGGCGGTATCGCCTCAATAGAAGACCTAAAGCGTCTACAGGGGCTTCAAGCTCTATATGGTGCAATTATCGGCAAAGCCCTCTACGAGCATAAAATCAATCTTTCTGAAGCTTTAGCATTAATCGCCTCTCCAGCATCTTTGGATGATCAAAATTAA
- the miaA gene encoding tRNA (adenosine(37)-N6)-dimethylallyltransferase MiaA, whose amino-acid sequence MIIVLAGATAVGKSELALALARRLGATILVADSMQVYKDMDIGTAKPTREEQAEILHGGLNLATPEQRFSVADYLKAAAEHFRHFSHRALIICGGSGLYLRALREGIAEVPPIPCEILNKLQTLSLQELQALIQTTDSKVAKKIDIKNPRRLIRALAVKMATGRSILEWQMQQHSSLLSDKKAHYFWIRRNEKEEIERIQNRIEEMFKKGWLEEVRQLLKKYAPEKILNHAAIGYGQIANFLQDESSQKPDLQKLKENIFTETRQYRKRQYTWFKKELCWQILNVSGLTTDTLADKILQMTTRSAD is encoded by the coding sequence ATGATCATCGTATTAGCAGGTGCTACTGCTGTCGGCAAAAGCGAGTTAGCCCTTGCTCTAGCACGGCGACTGGGGGCAACAATCCTTGTTGCTGACTCGATGCAGGTTTACAAGGACATGGACATAGGCACGGCAAAACCCACTCGTGAAGAGCAGGCTGAGATCCTACACGGTGGGCTTAATCTAGCTACACCCGAACAGCGCTTTTCAGTTGCCGATTACCTCAAGGCTGCAGCCGAGCATTTTAGGCATTTTTCGCATCGTGCACTGATCATCTGTGGAGGTAGCGGCCTTTATTTAAGAGCTCTAAGAGAAGGTATCGCCGAAGTCCCGCCCATCCCTTGCGAGATACTGAATAAGCTGCAAACCCTATCTCTTCAAGAATTGCAAGCCCTAATTCAAACTACAGATTCTAAAGTTGCAAAAAAAATTGACATAAAAAATCCACGCCGACTGATTCGTGCTTTAGCTGTAAAAATGGCGACTGGGCGTTCAATCCTCGAATGGCAAATGCAGCAACATAGTTCTCTGCTCAGTGATAAAAAAGCGCATTATTTTTGGATCCGCCGAAACGAAAAGGAAGAAATAGAGCGAATCCAAAATCGGATCGAGGAAATGTTTAAAAAAGGCTGGCTGGAAGAAGTCCGCCAACTACTTAAAAAATACGCACCAGAGAAAATTCTAAACCATGCAGCGATTGGCTACGGCCAGATAGCCAACTTTCTCCAAGATGAGTCAAGCCAGAAGCCTGATTTACAGAAGCTCAAAGAGAACATTTTCACTGAGACTCGGCAGTATCGTAAACGACAATACACTTGGTTTAAAAAAGAATTGTGTTGGCAAATCCTAAATGTATCGGGCTTAACAACAGACACTTTGGCCGATAAAATACTGCAAATGACCACAAGATCAGCTGACTGA
- a CDS encoding UvrD-helicase domain-containing protein, which yields MIKINYASFLNPEQLEAVFSPPSPVLVIAGAGSGKTRTLTYRVAYLIENGVAPQNILLMTFTNKAAREMLERVANLLPHDITGLWGGTFHHIANRLLRRHASILGLDTQFTILDREDCKQLIQATLKELGWDKKDTPKPELLLELQSLSLNKCLSLDQLFQRDFPHLEKFSGEIQSILRAYQNKKRKLNAVDYDDLLVLALQLLRENSKICEHYQLEFQHILVDEYQDTNKIQSDFIDTLASAHKQLMVVGDDAQSIYSWRGANFKNILTFLERYPNARKITIHTNYRSTPQILAVANASIAHNRYQFKKELHSHIRDGAKPVQVVARDGREQALFIAQALQHAHERGQPWSEMAVLYRSHFHAMELQLELTRARIPFQITSGLRFFEQMHIKDVAAFLKLAVNRSDELSFHRVAKMMPGIGEKSARRMWKSFVEGKPLNQMPATARSATSLQLWHELDLALQSPELRDKPAEQIKLIVERFYRDYIQLREADYMTRLEDLVQLQSFAEQFQSTTEFLAQMALLTNGDENAAGYSDDGRRVRLSTIHQAKGLEWNTVFIIMLCDGLFPSAKSLEQPETLEEERRLFYVAITRARRELYLIYPMMRSMGSNHFELWQKPSRFLEEIPPHLIETITLRRA from the coding sequence ATGATCAAAATTAATTACGCTTCATTTCTGAACCCTGAACAACTCGAAGCTGTCTTTTCTCCTCCCTCCCCAGTGCTTGTAATTGCAGGTGCCGGAAGTGGAAAAACTCGGACATTAACTTATCGCGTAGCGTATCTGATCGAAAACGGAGTAGCCCCGCAAAATATCTTACTCATGACCTTCACCAACAAAGCTGCGCGTGAAATGCTCGAGCGCGTCGCAAACCTACTACCTCATGATATTACAGGCCTCTGGGGCGGCACATTTCACCATATCGCCAACCGGCTCCTTCGCCGTCACGCATCAATTCTGGGTTTGGACACACAATTCACAATACTCGACCGTGAAGATTGTAAGCAACTTATCCAGGCGACTCTCAAAGAATTAGGATGGGATAAAAAAGATACCCCCAAACCTGAACTGCTATTAGAACTACAAAGCCTGTCTCTCAATAAGTGCCTATCACTAGATCAACTGTTCCAGCGCGATTTCCCTCACCTAGAAAAGTTTTCAGGTGAAATCCAATCCATCCTCCGCGCCTATCAAAATAAAAAAAGAAAGCTTAATGCTGTAGACTATGATGACCTCCTCGTCTTAGCGCTCCAGTTGCTTCGGGAAAACTCAAAGATATGTGAACATTACCAGCTGGAGTTTCAGCATATCCTCGTAGATGAATATCAAGACACAAACAAGATCCAATCTGATTTCATTGACACTCTGGCTTCGGCTCACAAACAGCTGATGGTGGTCGGCGATGACGCTCAATCCATCTATTCATGGCGAGGGGCAAACTTCAAAAATATCCTGACTTTTCTCGAACGCTACCCGAATGCACGAAAAATAACCATTCACACGAATTACCGCAGCACACCACAAATACTAGCCGTAGCCAACGCTTCGATTGCCCACAATCGCTATCAATTCAAAAAAGAACTGCATTCTCATATACGCGATGGAGCCAAGCCCGTTCAAGTCGTAGCTCGTGATGGACGTGAGCAAGCCCTTTTTATTGCTCAGGCTCTACAGCATGCCCATGAACGAGGTCAACCATGGAGCGAAATGGCCGTTCTCTATCGATCTCACTTCCATGCAATGGAACTTCAGCTTGAGCTGACCCGAGCTCGAATCCCCTTTCAAATCACTAGCGGCCTACGTTTTTTTGAGCAGATGCACATCAAAGATGTAGCTGCTTTCCTGAAACTCGCTGTTAATCGCTCAGACGAGTTATCATTTCATCGCGTAGCTAAAATGATGCCAGGCATTGGTGAAAAGTCTGCTCGACGGATGTGGAAAAGCTTCGTAGAGGGTAAACCTCTTAATCAAATGCCCGCCACAGCGCGGTCAGCCACATCTCTTCAGCTCTGGCATGAATTGGACCTCGCTCTACAAAGCCCAGAGCTGAGGGATAAGCCCGCTGAGCAAATCAAATTGATTGTTGAGCGCTTTTACCGCGATTATATTCAATTACGGGAGGCCGATTACATGACGCGCCTCGAGGATCTCGTCCAGCTTCAATCTTTTGCTGAACAGTTCCAAAGCACAACAGAATTTCTAGCCCAGATGGCACTTCTTACGAACGGTGACGAAAATGCTGCGGGTTATAGTGATGACGGCCGTCGCGTTCGCCTCAGCACGATTCATCAAGCAAAAGGGCTTGAGTGGAACACAGTGTTTATCATCATGCTTTGTGACGGACTTTTCCCCTCCGCTAAAAGCCTTGAACAGCCGGAAACCCTCGAGGAGGAAAGAAGGCTCTTCTATGTTGCTATCACTCGCGCCCGTCGTGAGCTTTATTTAATTTACCCTATGATGAGAAGCATGGGCAGTAATCATTTTGAACTTTGGCAAAAACCATCCCGTTTTCTTGAAGAGATCCCTCCTCACTTGATTGAAACTATCACCTTGCGTCGCGCATGA
- the hflX gene encoding GTPase HflX, producing the protein MKLHSTIRKTEVERAVLVGVQRDKEASWIERESMKELAALVKTAGGEVIGEVLQRLPNPTAPYYIGKGKVEEVRERCIQGRAHSVIFDDELTPAQGRNLEKALSRKVIDRTQLILDIFAQRARTREGKLQIELAQLNYLLPRLTRMWTHLSRQSGGIGTRGPGETQLEVDRRRVQERITRLKEDLEEVRRVRNVQRSGRLRRNVPMVALVGYTNAGKSTLFNWLAQANVYAADQLFATLDPTTRLVQLPNKHKLLLSDTVGFIRKLPHKLIESFKATLEEVVNADLLLHVVDLSHSHFEEQIASVKEVLCEIGAHDKTQILVFNKTDCVMTAGLIERVLMEYPNSVAVSAIKQEGLNALTNCLAQHLVKWRQHGYWLIPQSEGTRIAEIYDHGEVVRVEYIDASVKIEGYVPWYLHGKLKQWSLKINELNENNS; encoded by the coding sequence ATGAAACTACATTCGACTATCCGTAAAACTGAAGTCGAGCGAGCTGTCTTAGTCGGCGTGCAACGAGATAAAGAGGCTTCATGGATTGAACGAGAATCGATGAAGGAGCTTGCTGCGCTGGTAAAAACAGCGGGAGGCGAAGTCATCGGTGAAGTCTTACAGCGTCTGCCTAATCCCACAGCACCCTACTACATTGGCAAGGGAAAAGTCGAGGAGGTTCGTGAACGTTGTATCCAGGGCCGTGCACACTCTGTAATTTTTGATGATGAGTTGACACCGGCTCAGGGAAGAAATCTTGAAAAGGCTCTTTCGAGGAAAGTTATTGATCGCACTCAGCTCATTCTAGATATCTTTGCTCAACGCGCACGAACGCGAGAAGGAAAGCTTCAGATTGAATTGGCTCAACTTAATTATCTCCTACCCCGTCTCACAAGGATGTGGACTCACTTATCACGCCAAAGCGGTGGAATTGGAACACGTGGCCCCGGCGAAACCCAATTAGAGGTTGATCGGCGTCGAGTGCAGGAACGAATCACTCGGCTTAAAGAGGATCTAGAAGAAGTTCGGCGCGTTCGAAATGTGCAACGTTCCGGACGGCTTCGCAGAAATGTTCCGATGGTAGCCCTAGTAGGCTACACCAATGCCGGAAAGTCCACGCTATTTAATTGGCTCGCTCAAGCCAATGTCTATGCTGCAGATCAACTCTTTGCGACATTGGATCCTACTACGCGTTTAGTTCAGCTTCCTAATAAACATAAGCTACTTTTATCAGACACTGTTGGCTTCATTCGCAAGTTGCCACACAAGTTGATCGAATCTTTCAAAGCAACTTTGGAAGAGGTCGTGAACGCAGATTTACTGCTGCATGTAGTCGATCTAAGCCATTCACATTTTGAGGAACAAATAGCCTCTGTAAAAGAAGTGCTCTGCGAAATCGGCGCGCATGATAAGACTCAGATTTTGGTTTTCAATAAGACCGATTGCGTAATGACAGCAGGGCTCATCGAGCGCGTGCTCATGGAGTATCCCAACAGCGTAGCCGTCTCAGCAATAAAACAGGAAGGACTAAACGCCTTGACAAATTGTCTAGCTCAACATCTAGTAAAATGGCGGCAACACGGATACTGGTTGATTCCGCAGAGCGAAGGCACAAGAATTGCAGAAATCTACGATCATGGCGAAGTCGTGCGTGTGGAATACATCGATGCGTCGGTTAAAATCGAGGGATACGTCCCTTGGTATCTCCATGGGAAATTGAAGCAGTGGAGCTTAAAGATAAACGAGTTGAATGAGAACAACTCATGA
- the hisH gene encoding imidazole glycerol phosphate synthase subunit HisH, which yields MIGVIDYGMGNLRSVEQALEYLKTPHKKILTPDDLNDCLGLILPGVGAFGDCMNNLQKAGLISAIHEWVTADRPFLGICLGYQALFESSEESPGIPGLKLLQGRVVRFKLSTLKVPHMGWNTITITNPHSPIVYGLREQDSVYFVHSYYPEGLLDETVILHCTYGVTFAAAAGHKNLFGTQFHPEKSQRVGLKILENFIHLSHTALHS from the coding sequence ATGATAGGCGTGATCGATTATGGCATGGGCAATCTTCGCAGCGTAGAACAAGCCCTAGAATATCTCAAAACCCCACACAAAAAAATTTTAACTCCTGACGATCTCAACGATTGCCTAGGCCTCATTCTACCAGGAGTCGGAGCTTTCGGAGATTGCATGAATAATTTACAAAAAGCTGGCCTCATCTCAGCCATACACGAATGGGTCACCGCCGATCGGCCCTTTTTAGGAATCTGTCTAGGCTACCAAGCCCTATTCGAATCCAGCGAAGAATCCCCAGGTATTCCAGGATTAAAGCTCCTGCAGGGACGTGTTGTGCGATTCAAACTCTCCACTCTTAAAGTCCCTCACATGGGATGGAACACCATCACCATCACTAACCCTCACTCACCCATAGTCTATGGACTCAGAGAACAAGACTCCGTCTATTTCGTCCACAGCTACTACCCTGAAGGCCTTCTCGATGAGACGGTAATTCTTCATTGCACCTATGGTGTCACATTTGCAGCAGCTGCAGGCCACAAAAACTTGTTCGGCACCCAATTTCATCCTGAAAAAAGCCAACGAGTCGGCCTTAAAATCCTCGAAAACTTCATCCATCTTTCACATACTGCGCTTCACTCATGA